TCTTATTCTTTACGCAATCGGAATTGCAATTTTACTACCCGGATTCATTTTCTTCTGGAATTTATTCTTGAAGGATCGAACTTTTTTGAAAGAAAAATAATAAAGTGAAACTTTAATCAGTGGGGTCTTTACGGGCACCTAACTTCTTTTCTCCAGCCGAATTTTGAGGTGGGAGTCTTACTGCCCGGCAAATAGCGGGATAAACGAGGGGCATTCGTACATAGAATGCCCCTCATTTATTAGACGTCTATCCTAATAGTTATTACACTACCACTGATACTTGTCCTATAGCTCACAAAACACATATTCACTCTATTCCATTATATGTCTAGTTCTTCTTATTTCCTGCTGAATATACTACCAATATAAACTTGAGACAAGCTACATTTTCAAGGGAAAATAGAAAGGTAGGTTAAATATGAGCATTGAAATATGGATTACTATTATTGTATTCTTCTTAACGATGATTGTTATCTTTTGGCGACCTCGTGGTTTAAATGAGGCGTGGCCGGCAGCAATCGGCGCTGGTATTATCCTCATTACTGGACTTGTATCAAAGCCAGATGTCATGGACATTATAAGTAAAATTGGAGGCGCCTCCATAACGATATTAGCGACCATCGTTATGGCAGTTATATTAGAAAGCTTCGGCTTCTTCCATTGGGCTGCAGCAAAACTCGCAAATTTAGCGAAAGGTTCCGGACACCGCCTATACTGGTATATTCAATTACTATGCTTCCTTATGACTCTTTTATTTAATAATGACGGTAGTATTTTGATTACAACTCCAATTTTAATTCTTCTTCTGAGAAATCTTCAATTAAAGCCTCATCAACAAATTCCTTATTTATTAAGTGGCGCTTTAATCGCTACTGCATCTAGTGCACCAATCGGTGTAAGTAATATCGTAAACTTAATCGCATTAAACATCGTCCATATGACTCTTTATATGCATACTGCTATGATGTTTGTACCTGCAACATTAGGATTATTGTTTATGTCATGGCTCATGTATACAGTTTTAAAGAAAAAACTTCCATCCGTTAAAAGGAAAAAATTCTGTTGATACAAAACAAAAACGTACAAAATTCATGTTAAAAGTATTAGGCTTCGTCTTCCTTATGCGCTGTCTTCTATTCGTTGCATCCTTCTTATCGATTCCAATCGAAATTGTTGCCGTACTCGGTTCACTCGTTCTTCTCATCTGGAGATGGTACTACTTACGAACAAACCCTGTCGATATTTTGAAAAAGACACCGTGGCACATTTTAATTTTCGCATTCTCTATGTATGTCATTATTTACGGGCTTCACAACGCAGGGTTAACAGCGGCGCTTGTTCACTGGCTCGAGCCACTTGTAAGTCAACATCTACTCTATGCTAGCTTTGCAATGGGCGGACTCGTCTCCCTCCTCTCTAACGTCTTCAATAACCACCCTGCACTTATGATTGGTACAATCACATTAACGGAAATGGGACTAGACCCAGTCACATTAAAAACTATCTACCTCGCAAACATTATTGGTAGTGACATCGGTTCACTATTATTACCAATCGGTACGCTAGCTTCCCTCATTTGGATGTATATCCTGAAACAAAATTAAAGTAAAATGGAAAGACTATTTAAGTGTATCCCTTATCGTTATTCCTCTCACAACAGTCGTCACATTATTCCTCTTATACTACTGGGTACACCTCTTCTTCGCCTTATAAACGACAGAAGCCCGCTTTGCTACCGTCTTAGCAAAGCGGGCTTCTTCTATATTTAAGTTAGGTACTACAGTGTGATCAATCAAGTAAAGAGGTGTAACGTGTTATTGGTATAAATGACTACCAGTTTCTTTAAATTCTTCCGCTTTCTCTTTCATTCCTTTTTCAATTGCTTCTGTCGTTTCTAAATCATTTTCTTTCGCATATTCACGAATATCATGTGAAATTCTCATACTACAAAACTTCGGTCCACACATAGAACAGAAATGAGCCGTTTTCGCGCCTTCTGCTGGCAATGTTTCATCGTGATATTCCATCGCACGTTCAGGATCTAAAGATAAATTAAATTGATCGCGCCAACGGAATTCAAAACGAGCTTTTGAAAGTGCATCATCACGCTGATGAGCCGTTTTGTGCCCTTTCGCAAGATCAGCCGCATGTGCTGCAATTTTGTACGTAATAACACCCTCGCGGACATCATCCTTATTCGGCAATCCTAAATGTTCTTTCGGCGTTACATAACAAAGCATCGCCGTTCCAAACCAACCAATCATCGCAGCTCCAATTGCTGATGTAATATGGTCATAACCTGGTGCGATATCTGTCGTTAACGGTCCAAGTGTATAGAACGGCGCGCCCTGACAAATATCAAGTTCTTTCTCCATATTCTCTTTAATTAAATGCATCGGCACATGCCCAGGTCCTTCAATCATCACTTGCACATCATGTTTCCAAGCAATTTTCGTCAATTCACCAAGCGTTTCAAGCTCAGAGAATTGTGCTTCGTCATTTGCATCTGCAATCGAACCTGGACGTAATCCATCTCCAAGAGAGAACGAAACATCGTACTGCTTCATAATTTCACAAATCTCTTCAAAATGAGTATATAGGAAGTTTTCTTTATGATGGAATAAACACCACTGCGCCATAATCGAACCACCACGCGAAACAATACCTGTCGTACGCTTTGCAGTAATCGGAATGTAACGAAGTAATACGCCAGCGTGAATCGTAAAGTAATCAACGCCTTGCTCCGCCTGCTCAATTAACGTATCACGATACACTTCCCACGTTAAATCTTCTGCAATTCCATTTACTTTTTCAAGCGCTTGATAAATCGGCACTGTGCCAACTGGTACAGGTGCATTACGAATAATCCACTCACGCGTCGTATGAATGTTTTTACCTGTAGATAAATCCATAATCGTATCTGCACCCCAGCGCGTTGCCCACGTCATCTTCTCTACTTCTTCTGCAATAGAAGACGATACAGCAGAGTTTCCGATATTTGCATTGACCTTCACGTGGAAGTTACGTCCGATAATCATCGGCTCTGCTTCTGGATGGTTAATATTCGCTGGTAAAATAGCGCGACCTTCCGCGATTTCCTTACGAACAAACTCAGGCTCTACTCCTTCACGAATCGCAACATATTCCATCTCAGACGTAATGATACCATTACGCGCATAGTGCATTTGCGTAACATTTGCACCTTGCTTCGCTTTAAGCGGTTTGCGATCCATTTGCGGGAAAACAGGTGTATGTTTCGAAGCCACCTTTACACCGTCATCCTCTGGTTTCACTTCGCGCCCTTCGTATGCTTCTACATCACTACGCTCCAGTATCCAAGAGTGGCGTGGCGCCTGCAACCCCTTTTCCAGCTCCACTTTATACGCAGGATCTGTATAAGGACCGCTCGTATCATACACACGAATCGGCGGATTCGGAACGCCGTTTGTGTCGCTTTGTTCAATCTCACGCATCGGCACTTTCATACCTTCGCGTGGTCCATCCACATATACTTTCTTACTTCCTGGTAAACTCGATTTCAATTCAATTTGCTCAGCTGAAACAGATTGTTTCATAACTT
This genomic interval from Bacillus cereus contains the following:
- the thiC gene encoding phosphomethylpyrimidine synthase ThiC: MKQSVSAEQIELKSSLPGSKKVYVDGPREGMKVPMREIEQSDTNGVPNPPIRVYDTSGPYTDPAYKVELEKGLQAPRHSWILERSDVEAYEGREVKPEDDGVKVASKHTPVFPQMDRKPLKAKQGANVTQMHYARNGIITSEMEYVAIREGVEPEFVRKEIAEGRAILPANINHPEAEPMIIGRNFHVKVNANIGNSAVSSSIAEEVEKMTWATRWGADTIMDLSTGKNIHTTREWIIRNAPVPVGTVPIYQALEKVNGIAEDLTWEVYRDTLIEQAEQGVDYFTIHAGVLLRYIPITAKRTTGIVSRGGSIMAQWCLFHHKENFLYTHFEEICEIMKQYDVSFSLGDGLRPGSIADANDEAQFSELETLGELTKIAWKHDVQVMIEGPGHVPMHLIKENMEKELDICQGAPFYTLGPLTTDIAPGYDHITSAIGAAMIGWFGTAMLCYVTPKEHLGLPNKDDVREGVITYKIAAHAADLAKGHKTAHQRDDALSKARFEFRWRDQFNLSLDPERAMEYHDETLPAEGAKTAHFCSMCGPKFCSMRISHDIREYAKENDLETTEAIEKGMKEKAEEFKETGSHLYQ